From Mytilus edulis chromosome 8, xbMytEdul2.2, whole genome shotgun sequence, one genomic window encodes:
- the LOC139486451 gene encoding actin, muscle-like isoform X1, giving the protein MADDDVDAVVIDNGSYKIKAGFAGDDCHRSVFSTVVGRPGRPAYQVSASDHKDFYVGDEAQHRRSTLNLNYPIEHGIITNWDDMENVWQHCFNDELRVDPADHPIIMTEPPLNPKAQKERTVQVMFEKLNACAFFLALSSKLSLYASGRGSGITVDVGDGVSYAMTIYEGHCIMPATRRLDFGGLDLTLNLQKLLHDKGYDFVNNSELEIVREMKEKLCYVALDCKQEVINVRHEKFELPDGNAITIGKERFMCPEALFGHIPGVGSGGIVDMLKSNLDSTDVDCKKDLLCNVILSGATTMFPGNSQFCIQESNFLASSHIVPSGLPYRDINHADFIPVHQFTAPPYVNVQPLMGNSHIIIYNATEARLVPYGILYCYQSSEPFDRRNCKIILPPIQQEKVGIQESTRRQ; this is encoded by the exons ATGGCAGATGATGACGTAGATGCTGTCGTCATTGACAACGGTTCTTATAAAATCAAGGCGGGGTTTGCAGGAGATGATTGCCATAGATCTGTTTTCTCGACAGTAGTTGGACGACCTGGTCGCCCAGCATATCAG GTATCTGCCAGTGACCATAAGGATTTTTATGTCGGTGACGAGGCTCAGCACAGACGTTCAACGCTTAATTTGAACTATCCAATAGAACATGGCATCATTACGAATTGGGACGACATGGAGAATGTTTGGCAGCATTGTTTTAATGACGAACTGAGGGTAGACCCGGCGGACCATCCGATAATTATGACAGAACCCCCTTTAAATCCAAAAGCGCAAAAAGAAAGGACTGTTCAAgtgatgtttgaaaaattgaatgCGTGCGCATTTTTTCTTGCCTTGTCGTCCAAACTTTCCTTATACGCTTCCGGTCGTGGTTCAGGTATCACTGTGGATGTAGGAGACGGGGTGTCATATGCTATGACGATTTATGAAG GGCACTGTATTATGCCGGCTACAAGACGACTTGATTTTGGCGGACTGGATTTGACACTGAATCTACAAAAATTGCTGCACGATAAAGGATATGattttgtaaataatt CTGAATTGGAGATTGTTagagaaatgaaagaaaaactgtGTTATGTAGCTTTAGATTGTAAACAAGAGGTCATAAATGTTCGCCATGAGAAATTTGAACTTCCGGATGGAAACGCAATCACAATCGGGAAAGAGAGGTTTATGTGCCCGGAAGCGTTATTTGGACATATACCGG GTGTAGGATCTGGAGGTATAGTGGATATGTTGAAGAGTAATTTGGATTCAACAGACGTAGACTGCAAAAAAGATTTATTATGTAATGTCATTCTATCAGGAGCAACTACTATGTTCCCTG GAAACAGTCAATTTTGCATACAAGAGAGTAATTTTTTAGCAAGCAGTCACATAGTACCGAGTGGATTGCCGTACAGGGACATCAACCATGCGGACTTTATTCCTGTTCACCAATTTACGGCACCTCCATATGTAAATGTACAACCGTTGATGGGTAACAGTCACATAATAATTTATAATGCAACTGAGGCTCGATTAGTACCATATGGAATACTGTATTGTTATCAATCATCGGAACCATTTGATAGAAGGAATTGCAAAATCATTCTCCCTCCGATCCAGCAAGAGAAAGTAGGAATACAAGAATCAACAAGACGTCAATAG
- the LOC139486451 gene encoding actin, muscle-like isoform X2, with the protein MADDDVDAVVIDNGSYKIKAGFAGDDCHRSVFSTVVGRPGRPAYQVSASDHKDFYVGDEAQHRRSTLNLNYPIEHGIITNWDDMENVWQHCFNDELRVDPADHPIIMTEPPLNPKAQKERTVQVMFEKLNACAFFLALSSKLSLYASGRGSGITVDVGDGVSYAMTIYEGHCIMPATRRLDFGGLDLTLNLQKLLHDKGYDFVNNSELEIVREMKEKLCYVALDCKQEVINVRHEKFELPDGNAITIGKERFMCPEALFGHIPGVGSGGIVDMLKSNLDSTDVDCKKDLLCNVILSGATTMFPGFPERIRKGIESFVPKTTKVKVIAYPERKSSVWIGGSILGSLSTFQSYWITKQEYEEYGPTIVHRRD; encoded by the exons ATGGCAGATGATGACGTAGATGCTGTCGTCATTGACAACGGTTCTTATAAAATCAAGGCGGGGTTTGCAGGAGATGATTGCCATAGATCTGTTTTCTCGACAGTAGTTGGACGACCTGGTCGCCCAGCATATCAG GTATCTGCCAGTGACCATAAGGATTTTTATGTCGGTGACGAGGCTCAGCACAGACGTTCAACGCTTAATTTGAACTATCCAATAGAACATGGCATCATTACGAATTGGGACGACATGGAGAATGTTTGGCAGCATTGTTTTAATGACGAACTGAGGGTAGACCCGGCGGACCATCCGATAATTATGACAGAACCCCCTTTAAATCCAAAAGCGCAAAAAGAAAGGACTGTTCAAgtgatgtttgaaaaattgaatgCGTGCGCATTTTTTCTTGCCTTGTCGTCCAAACTTTCCTTATACGCTTCCGGTCGTGGTTCAGGTATCACTGTGGATGTAGGAGACGGGGTGTCATATGCTATGACGATTTATGAAG GGCACTGTATTATGCCGGCTACAAGACGACTTGATTTTGGCGGACTGGATTTGACACTGAATCTACAAAAATTGCTGCACGATAAAGGATATGattttgtaaataatt CTGAATTGGAGATTGTTagagaaatgaaagaaaaactgtGTTATGTAGCTTTAGATTGTAAACAAGAGGTCATAAATGTTCGCCATGAGAAATTTGAACTTCCGGATGGAAACGCAATCACAATCGGGAAAGAGAGGTTTATGTGCCCGGAAGCGTTATTTGGACATATACCGG GTGTAGGATCTGGAGGTATAGTGGATATGTTGAAGAGTAATTTGGATTCAACAGACGTAGACTGCAAAAAAGATTTATTATGTAATGTCATTCTATCAGGAGCAACTACTATGTTCCCTG GTTTTCCTGAGAGAATTAGGAAAGGAATAGAATCGTTTGTTCCAAAAACAACGAAAGTGAAAGTGATAGCTTACCCAGAACGTAAATCCTCAGTGTGGATTGGTGGATCTATTTTAGGATCTTTATCCACATTTCAATCGTACTGGATAACAAAACAGGAATACGAAGAATATGGACCAACAATCGTGCATAGGAGAGATTGA
- the LOC139486451 gene encoding uncharacterized protein isoform X3, which yields MADDDVDAVVIDNGSYKIKAGFAGDDCHRSVFSTVVGRPGRPAYQVSASDHKDFYVGDEAQHRRSTLNLNYPIEHGIITNWDDMENVWQHCFNDELRVDPADHPIIMTEPPLNPKAQKERTVQVMFEKLNACAFFLALSSKLSLYASGRGSGITVDVGDGVSYAMTIYEGHCIMPATRRLDFGGLDLTLNLQKLLHDKGYDFVNNCVGSGGIVDMLKSNLDSTDVDCKKDLLCNVILSGATTMFPGFPERIRKGIESFVPKTTKVKVIAYPERKSSVWIGGSILGSLSTFQSYWITKQEYEEYGPTIVHRRD from the exons ATGGCAGATGATGACGTAGATGCTGTCGTCATTGACAACGGTTCTTATAAAATCAAGGCGGGGTTTGCAGGAGATGATTGCCATAGATCTGTTTTCTCGACAGTAGTTGGACGACCTGGTCGCCCAGCATATCAG GTATCTGCCAGTGACCATAAGGATTTTTATGTCGGTGACGAGGCTCAGCACAGACGTTCAACGCTTAATTTGAACTATCCAATAGAACATGGCATCATTACGAATTGGGACGACATGGAGAATGTTTGGCAGCATTGTTTTAATGACGAACTGAGGGTAGACCCGGCGGACCATCCGATAATTATGACAGAACCCCCTTTAAATCCAAAAGCGCAAAAAGAAAGGACTGTTCAAgtgatgtttgaaaaattgaatgCGTGCGCATTTTTTCTTGCCTTGTCGTCCAAACTTTCCTTATACGCTTCCGGTCGTGGTTCAGGTATCACTGTGGATGTAGGAGACGGGGTGTCATATGCTATGACGATTTATGAAG GGCACTGTATTATGCCGGCTACAAGACGACTTGATTTTGGCGGACTGGATTTGACACTGAATCTACAAAAATTGCTGCACGATAAAGGATATGattttgtaaataatt GTGTAGGATCTGGAGGTATAGTGGATATGTTGAAGAGTAATTTGGATTCAACAGACGTAGACTGCAAAAAAGATTTATTATGTAATGTCATTCTATCAGGAGCAACTACTATGTTCCCTG GTTTTCCTGAGAGAATTAGGAAAGGAATAGAATCGTTTGTTCCAAAAACAACGAAAGTGAAAGTGATAGCTTACCCAGAACGTAAATCCTCAGTGTGGATTGGTGGATCTATTTTAGGATCTTTATCCACATTTCAATCGTACTGGATAACAAAACAGGAATACGAAGAATATGGACCAACAATCGTGCATAGGAGAGATTGA